In the genome of Streptomyces pactum, one region contains:
- the mtnA gene encoding S-methyl-5-thioribose-1-phosphate isomerase, which translates to MSEQLRAVEWTGDGLSLIDQTLLPHRLERMHVTDVDTLVDAVRRLVVRGAPAIGVAGAYGVVIALRQAGRAGWDRAELLAAVSRIREARPTAVNLAVCVDRVLPLLDRGADAVLAEARAIHREDEQANRDMGGHGADWLLKRLPADRPLRLLTHCNAGALATAGWGTALGVIRELHARGRVELVHVDETRPLLQGSRLTAWELAHDGIPHRVQADGAAAGTILRGEVDAAIVGADRIAANGDTANKVGTVAVALACAHAGVPFLVAAPTTTVDTATATGAGIPIELRGEDEVLEWDGRRMAPEGSRGHNPAFDVTPGELVTALVTERGVLEVAAGELPGDRLV; encoded by the coding sequence ATGAGTGAGCAGCTGCGCGCCGTCGAATGGACCGGGGACGGACTGTCCCTCATCGACCAGACCCTCCTGCCGCACCGGCTGGAGCGGATGCACGTCACCGACGTGGACACCCTGGTGGACGCGGTGCGGCGGCTGGTGGTGCGCGGCGCCCCCGCGATCGGGGTCGCCGGGGCGTACGGCGTGGTCATCGCGCTCCGCCAGGCCGGGCGCGCCGGATGGGACCGGGCCGAGCTGCTGGCGGCCGTCTCCCGGATCCGCGAGGCCCGGCCCACCGCGGTCAACCTGGCCGTCTGCGTGGACCGGGTGCTGCCGCTGCTGGACCGCGGCGCCGACGCGGTGCTGGCCGAGGCCCGCGCCATCCACCGGGAGGACGAGCAGGCCAACCGCGACATGGGCGGCCACGGCGCGGACTGGCTGCTCAAGCGGCTGCCCGCCGACCGGCCGCTGCGCCTGCTCACCCACTGCAACGCGGGAGCGCTGGCCACCGCCGGCTGGGGCACCGCGCTCGGCGTCATCCGGGAGCTGCACGCCCGCGGCCGGGTGGAGCTGGTGCACGTGGACGAGACGCGACCGCTGCTCCAGGGGTCGCGGCTGACCGCCTGGGAGCTGGCGCACGACGGCATTCCGCACCGTGTCCAGGCCGACGGGGCGGCTGCCGGCACCATCCTGCGGGGCGAGGTGGACGCGGCGATCGTCGGCGCGGACCGGATCGCCGCCAACGGGGACACCGCCAACAAGGTGGGCACCGTGGCGGTCGCCCTGGCCTGCGCCCACGCGGGGGTCCCGTTCCTGGTCGCCGCGCCCACCACCACGGTGGACACGGCCACCGCCACCGGCGCCGGCATCCCCATCGAACTCCGCGGTGAGGACGAGGTGCTGGAGTGGGACGGGCGGCGCATGGCCCCGGAGGGCTCCCGGGGCCACAACCCGGCCTTCGACGTCACCCCGGGTGAGCTGGTCACCGCGCTGGTCACCGAGCGCGGGGTGCTGGAGGTCGCGGCGGGCGAACTCCCCGGCGACCGGCTGGTCTGA
- a CDS encoding PAC2 family protein, giving the protein MIELEGVPELIDPVMICAFEGWNDAGDAASTAVGHLDREWKGEVFAALDAEDYYDFQVNRPTVWLDGGVRKITWPTTRLSVVRAGTGDKPRDLVLVRGIEPSMRWRSFCNELLGFAHELGVEMVVVLGALLGDTPHTRPVPVSGVTSDPDLARTLDLEETRYEGPTGIVGVLQEACTHAGVPAVSLWAAVPHYVSQPPNPKATLALLNRLEDLIGVRIPLGELSEDARAWQLGVDQLAAEDSEVAEYVQSLEEARDTAELPEASGEAIAREFERYLRRRDGQPGPGGHAAEPGGVADGRDPATYLRDSAGGRPRPRRSPAKEDPAGTAGPADGRPQGDAPPETGERSQDEELPRDGKRRRDEAAGPDATGTGAPAPGAAHDHDDRAGSADRGDETGGTPEGAGTPETGGASETGGTPETGGTSPGGTGRNDEADGPTAPADGPDRSDAPGEQG; this is encoded by the coding sequence GTGATCGAGCTTGAGGGGGTTCCCGAGCTGATCGACCCGGTCATGATCTGTGCCTTCGAGGGCTGGAACGACGCCGGGGACGCGGCCTCCACCGCGGTGGGGCACCTGGACCGGGAGTGGAAGGGCGAGGTCTTCGCCGCCCTCGACGCCGAGGACTACTACGACTTCCAGGTCAACCGGCCGACGGTGTGGCTGGACGGCGGCGTCCGGAAGATCACGTGGCCGACGACCCGGCTGTCCGTGGTCCGCGCCGGCACCGGCGACAAGCCGCGCGACCTGGTGCTGGTCCGGGGGATCGAACCGAGCATGCGGTGGCGCTCGTTCTGCAACGAGCTGCTGGGCTTCGCCCACGAGCTGGGCGTGGAGATGGTCGTGGTGCTCGGTGCGCTGCTCGGCGACACCCCGCACACCCGGCCGGTCCCGGTCAGCGGGGTCACCTCCGACCCCGACCTGGCCCGCACCCTCGATCTGGAGGAGACCCGCTACGAGGGGCCCACCGGCATCGTGGGCGTGCTCCAGGAGGCGTGCACCCATGCCGGGGTGCCGGCGGTGAGCCTGTGGGCCGCCGTGCCGCACTACGTCTCCCAGCCGCCCAACCCGAAGGCGACGCTGGCGCTGCTGAACCGCCTGGAGGACCTGATCGGGGTGCGCATCCCGCTCGGTGAGCTGTCCGAGGACGCGCGCGCCTGGCAGCTGGGGGTGGACCAGCTGGCCGCCGAGGACAGCGAGGTCGCCGAGTATGTGCAGTCGCTGGAGGAGGCCCGGGACACCGCCGAGCTGCCCGAGGCGTCCGGCGAGGCCATCGCCCGGGAGTTCGAGCGTTATCTGCGCCGCCGGGACGGCCAGCCGGGACCCGGCGGGCACGCGGCCGAGCCGGGCGGGGTGGCCGACGGCCGCGACCCGGCGACGTACCTGCGGGACTCCGCCGGCGGGCGGCCCCGCCCGCGCAGGTCCCCGGCGAAGGAGGACCCGGCCGGGACCGCCGGCCCGGCCGACGGACGGCCGCAGGGCGACGCTCCGCCGGAGACCGGGGAACGGTCGCAGGACGAGGAACTGCCGCGGGACGGGAAGCGGCGGCGGGACGAGGCGGCGGGCCCGGACGCGACCGGCACCGGCGCCCCGGCCCCCGGCGCGGCGCACGACCACGACGACCGGGCCGGGTCCGCCGACCGCGGCGACGAGACCGGCGGCACCCCGGAGGGTGCCGGGACCCCGGAGACCGGTGGTGCCTCGGAGACCGGCGGGACCCCGGAGACCGGCGGGACGTCCCCGGGCGGCACCGGGAGAAACGATGAGGCAGACGGGCCCACGGCCCCGGCGGACGGCCCGGACCGCTCCGACGCCCCCGGCGAACAGGGCTGA
- the mshC gene encoding cysteine--1-D-myo-inosityl 2-amino-2-deoxy-alpha-D-glucopyranoside ligase, translated as MYAWPASEVPALPGRGRDLRIHDTATGGPITLDPGPVARIYVCGITPYDATHLGHAATYNAFDLVQRVWLDTKRQVHYVQNVTDIDDPLLERATATGMDWAELAQRETALFREDMTALRMLPPAQYIGAVEAIPGIVPLVERLRDAGAAYELDGDIYFSVESDPAFGGVSGLDAEAMRRLSAERGGDPDRPGKKNPLDPLLWQAARPGEPSWDGASLGPGRPGWHIECVAIALDHLGMGFDVQGGGSDLAFPHHEMGASHAQALTGEQPFAKTYVHAGLVALHGEKMSKSKGNLVFVSTLRRDGVDPAAIRLALLAHHYRSDWEWTDAVLSEAQERLARWRAAVSRPDGPSADALLEQVREALADDLDTPAALAAVDRWAAAQAADGGTDTGAPGLVSRTVDALLGVAL; from the coding sequence ATGTATGCCTGGCCCGCTTCTGAGGTACCCGCCCTGCCCGGCAGAGGCCGCGACCTGAGGATCCACGACACCGCGACCGGGGGTCCGATCACCCTCGACCCCGGCCCCGTCGCCCGCATCTACGTCTGCGGGATCACCCCGTACGACGCCACCCACCTGGGACATGCGGCGACCTACAACGCGTTCGACCTGGTACAGCGCGTGTGGCTCGACACCAAGCGGCAGGTTCACTACGTCCAGAACGTGACCGACATCGACGATCCCCTGCTGGAGCGGGCGACGGCGACCGGCATGGACTGGGCCGAGCTCGCCCAGCGGGAGACGGCCCTGTTCCGCGAGGACATGACCGCGCTGCGGATGCTGCCCCCCGCCCAGTACATCGGCGCGGTGGAGGCGATACCGGGCATCGTGCCGCTGGTGGAGCGGCTGCGGGACGCCGGCGCCGCCTATGAACTCGACGGCGACATCTACTTCTCGGTGGAGTCCGACCCGGCCTTCGGCGGGGTGTCCGGCCTGGACGCCGAGGCCATGCGCCGGCTCTCCGCCGAGCGGGGCGGCGACCCGGACCGGCCCGGCAAGAAGAACCCGCTCGACCCGCTGCTGTGGCAGGCGGCCCGGCCGGGCGAGCCCAGCTGGGACGGCGCCTCGCTCGGGCCCGGGCGCCCCGGCTGGCACATCGAGTGCGTCGCCATCGCCCTGGACCACCTGGGGATGGGCTTCGACGTGCAGGGCGGCGGGTCCGACCTCGCCTTCCCGCACCACGAGATGGGCGCCTCGCACGCTCAGGCGCTCACCGGCGAGCAGCCCTTCGCCAAGACCTACGTCCACGCCGGCCTGGTGGCCCTGCACGGCGAGAAGATGTCGAAGTCCAAGGGCAACCTGGTCTTCGTCTCCACGCTGCGCCGGGACGGGGTGGACCCGGCGGCGATCCGGCTCGCCCTGCTGGCGCACCACTACCGGTCCGACTGGGAGTGGACGGACGCGGTGCTGAGCGAGGCGCAGGAGCGGCTGGCGCGGTGGCGCGCGGCGGTCTCCCGGCCCGACGGGCCGTCCGCCGACGCGCTGCTGGAGCAGGTGCGGGAGGCGCTCGCCGACGACCTCGACACCCCGGCCGCGCTCGCCGCGGTGGACCGCTGGGCGGCCGCGCAGGCGGCGGACGGCGGCACCGACACCGGCGCCCCGGGGCTGGTCTCCCGGACCGTCGACGCCCTGCTGGGCGTGGCGCTGTAG
- a CDS encoding SCO1664 family protein, producing the protein MSAPERIPSRGVTPAGPGDGPPEPVELLARGELTVRGQVREASNAVLFCTVEYRGHRADCVYKPVAGERPLWDFPHGTLAQREVAAYEVSEATGWGLIPPTVLRDGPYGPGMCQLWIEASTDGDAPELLALVDGESPEAGWKAVGLAEVGPGRTALLVHADDTTLRRLAVLDAVINNGDRKGGHLLPTADGRVWAIDHGVTFNADDKLRTLLWGWAGEPLTEEALAVLRRLSEELAEGRPLATRLAELITPAETEALRARVESLLATGRHPEPGGEWPAIPWPPV; encoded by the coding sequence ATGTCCGCGCCAGAACGGATACCGTCGCGGGGCGTGACGCCCGCCGGCCCCGGCGACGGACCGCCGGAGCCGGTGGAACTGCTGGCGCGGGGCGAGCTGACCGTCCGCGGGCAGGTGCGCGAGGCGTCCAACGCGGTGCTGTTCTGCACCGTGGAGTACCGCGGGCACCGGGCCGACTGCGTCTACAAGCCGGTCGCCGGGGAGCGCCCGCTGTGGGACTTCCCGCACGGCACCCTCGCCCAGCGCGAGGTCGCCGCGTACGAGGTCTCCGAGGCCACCGGCTGGGGGCTGATCCCGCCCACCGTGCTCCGCGACGGCCCGTACGGGCCGGGCATGTGCCAGCTGTGGATCGAGGCGTCCACCGACGGCGACGCCCCCGAGCTGCTGGCACTGGTGGACGGCGAGAGTCCGGAGGCCGGGTGGAAGGCGGTCGGCCTCGCGGAGGTGGGGCCCGGGCGCACCGCCCTGCTGGTGCACGCCGACGACACCACCCTGCGGCGGCTCGCGGTGCTCGACGCGGTGATCAACAACGGTGACCGCAAGGGCGGGCACCTGCTGCCCACCGCCGACGGCCGGGTCTGGGCCATCGACCACGGGGTCACCTTCAACGCCGATGACAAGCTCCGCACCCTGCTGTGGGGGTGGGCCGGCGAGCCGCTGACCGAGGAGGCGCTGGCCGTGCTGCGGCGGCTGTCGGAGGAGCTGGCCGAGGGCCGGCCGCTCGCCACCCGGCTGGCCGAACTGATCACCCCGGCCGAGACCGAGGCGCTGCGGGCCCGGGTGGAGTCGCTGCTGGCCACCGGCCGGCACCCGGAGCCCGGCGGGGAGTGGCCCGCGATCCCCTGGCCCCCGGTCTGA
- a CDS encoding DUF3090 domain-containing protein translates to MTRQVFLYDPPDRFVAGTVGLPGRRTFFLQASAGGRVTSVALEKTQVAALAERIDELLDEVVRRTGGSAAVPAVAPTELTDTAPLETPVEEEFRVGTMALAWDGDEQRMVVEAQALVELDADSEEDLAEAEERLLQDELNGPPMLRVRLTGTQARAFAKRALEVVNAGRPPCPLCSLPLDPEGHVCPRQNGYRRGA, encoded by the coding sequence TTGACCCGTCAGGTGTTCCTCTACGACCCGCCGGACCGGTTCGTCGCCGGTACGGTCGGGCTGCCTGGCCGCCGTACCTTTTTCCTGCAGGCTTCGGCGGGCGGCCGGGTGACCAGTGTCGCCTTGGAGAAGACCCAGGTCGCGGCGCTCGCCGAGCGGATCGACGAGCTGCTGGACGAGGTCGTGCGGCGTACCGGCGGCAGCGCGGCGGTGCCCGCCGTGGCCCCCACCGAGCTGACCGACACCGCCCCGCTGGAGACGCCGGTGGAGGAGGAGTTCCGGGTCGGCACCATGGCGCTCGCCTGGGACGGTGACGAGCAGCGGATGGTCGTCGAGGCCCAGGCCCTGGTCGAGCTGGACGCGGACTCCGAGGAGGACCTCGCCGAGGCCGAGGAGCGGCTGCTCCAGGACGAGCTGAACGGCCCGCCGATGCTGCGGGTGCGGCTCACCGGCACCCAGGCCCGCGCCTTCGCCAAACGCGCCCTGGAGGTCGTCAACGCCGGACGCCCGCCGTGCCCGCTGTGCAGTCTTCCGCTCGACCCGGAGGGACACGTATGTCCGCGCCAGAACGGATACCGTCGCGGGGCGTGA
- a CDS encoding histidine phosphatase family protein, translating to MPTLILVRHGRSTANTAGVLAGRAPGVALDERGARQAAALPARLAGIPVATVVSSPLQRCRETVAPLLAARPGLPSHTEERIQECDYGDWSGRKLSELSDEPLMAVVQQHPSAVTFPGGESMRGMQARAVDAVRDWNDRIEAAYGTDAVYLMCSHGDIIKSLVADALGLHLDLFQRITVAPCSVTAIRYTAVRPVLLRLGDTGELGALAPREDRAADASPDTAVGGGAGAP from the coding sequence ATGCCCACGCTGATCCTCGTCCGGCACGGCCGGTCCACCGCCAACACCGCCGGGGTGCTGGCGGGCCGGGCCCCCGGTGTCGCCCTCGACGAGCGCGGTGCCCGGCAGGCCGCCGCGCTGCCGGCCAGACTCGCCGGCATCCCGGTCGCCACCGTGGTGTCCTCCCCGCTCCAGCGCTGCCGGGAGACCGTGGCCCCGCTGCTCGCCGCGCGCCCCGGACTGCCGTCGCACACCGAGGAGCGCATCCAGGAGTGCGACTACGGCGACTGGTCGGGACGGAAGCTGTCGGAGCTGTCCGACGAGCCGCTGATGGCCGTGGTGCAGCAGCACCCGTCGGCGGTCACCTTCCCCGGCGGCGAGTCGATGCGGGGGATGCAGGCCCGGGCGGTGGACGCGGTCCGGGACTGGAACGACCGGATCGAGGCCGCGTACGGCACCGACGCCGTCTACCTGATGTGCTCGCACGGCGACATCATCAAGTCGCTCGTCGCGGACGCGCTCGGCCTCCACCTCGACCTGTTCCAGCGGATCACGGTCGCCCCCTGCTCGGTGACGGCGATCCGTTACACCGCGGTACGGCCCGTGCTGCTGCGCCTCGGCGACACCGGTGAACTCGGTGCCCTGGCGCCGCGCGAGGACCGCGCCGCCGACGCGAGCCCGGACACGGCCGTGGGGGGCGGCGCGGGCGCGCCGTGA
- the corA gene encoding magnesium/cobalt transporter CorA, with protein MRDVIVDCAVYRDGRRTDCPADLSGVLREARGAGDAFVWIGLHEPAEEEFGRVAEEFGLHPLAVEDALKAHQRPKLEVYEDSLFLVLKPVRYEERDGTVTTGELMVFVGEAFVVTVRHGTADPLGTVRDRLEQTPEVLRQGPTAVVYAVTDTVVDRYLEVAEDLRTDMEALETEVFSPDRGTSGRTARRIYAFKRRLLEFRRAAGPLVEPVNRLAGAGVPFVHAGSQPFFRDVGDHLARVEEQTDALDRLLSDVLAAHLAQMGVRQNDDMRKISAWAAMVAVPTMVAGVYGMNFSHMPELRQSWGYPVAVAVMVGTVFALYRFFRRRGWL; from the coding sequence ATGCGCGACGTGATCGTGGACTGCGCCGTGTACCGGGACGGGCGGCGGACGGACTGCCCGGCCGATCTCTCCGGCGTGCTGCGGGAGGCCCGGGGGGCGGGCGACGCCTTCGTGTGGATCGGGCTCCACGAGCCGGCCGAGGAGGAGTTCGGGCGGGTGGCCGAGGAGTTCGGGCTCCACCCGCTGGCCGTGGAGGACGCCCTCAAGGCCCACCAGCGCCCCAAGCTGGAGGTGTACGAGGACTCCCTGTTCCTGGTGCTGAAGCCGGTGCGGTACGAGGAGCGCGACGGCACCGTCACCACCGGTGAGCTGATGGTCTTCGTGGGCGAGGCGTTCGTGGTGACCGTCCGGCACGGTACCGCCGACCCGCTGGGAACCGTACGGGACCGGCTGGAGCAGACCCCCGAGGTGCTGCGGCAGGGGCCGACCGCGGTGGTGTACGCCGTGACCGACACGGTGGTGGACCGGTACCTGGAGGTGGCCGAGGACCTGCGGACGGACATGGAGGCACTGGAGACGGAGGTCTTCAGCCCGGACCGGGGGACCTCGGGGCGGACCGCCCGCCGGATCTACGCCTTCAAGCGCCGGCTGCTGGAGTTCCGCCGGGCCGCCGGGCCGCTGGTGGAGCCGGTGAACCGGCTGGCGGGGGCCGGGGTGCCGTTCGTGCACGCCGGCTCACAGCCGTTCTTCCGGGACGTCGGCGACCACCTGGCCCGGGTCGAGGAGCAGACCGACGCGCTCGACCGGCTGCTCTCGGACGTGCTGGCGGCCCATCTGGCGCAGATGGGCGTACGGCAGAACGACGACATGCGGAAGATCTCGGCGTGGGCGGCGATGGTCGCCGTCCCCACCATGGTCGCCGGTGTCTACGGCATGAACTTCTCCCACATGCCGGAGCTGCGGCAGTCCTGGGGCTATCCGGTGGCGGTG